The genomic region TGCGATCGACCGTACGCCGAATGTCGCCTCTGCTACTTGCCGCCCGCCGCGATGAACTTCGTGAGCGCCTTCGTGTCGGTGATCCCGCCTGTGTAGGCGTGTCCGTTCACAAGCACGGTCGGCGTCGCGGTGATCGACGTGATATCGGCGCCAGGCAGAGGCCCGTTCAGTGCCTTCTGCGTCAGATTCGAGATCCAGGTGACGTACTTGTTCGCGGCGATGCAGGCATCCACATCGGTTGCGCCGACGTCGTGGGCGAGCGAGGTCAGCTTCGCGTCGGTGAGACCCGATGAGCCTTCCTCCGGCTGGTTCTCGTAGAGCTGCGAGAGGAAGGTGAGCGTTGCCTTCGGGTCGGATGCCGCCACGCACGTGAGTGCGCTCCCCGCGCGCGAGGAGTACATGGTGCCCTGGGAACTGCGGTCCAAGAAGTCGAGCGGGTGCACGCGCAGTGTGATCTCGTCACTGTTCACGAGCTCGGCGAGCGTGCGACCGTTGACCTTCTCGAACTCACCGCAGAACGGGCACATCGGGTCGACGTAGGTGTCGACCGTCGTCTTGCCGGTGCCGACGGCGAGGTAGTCGTCATCGAAGTGCGCGGCACCCGTCGTGCCGGTCGGCAGCGCCGCGGCAGACTTCGTCGCGCTCGGCGTCGAGTCCGGCGTGGATGACGAACACGCGGCAAGGCCTGCGGTGAGCGCCAGCGCGGCGAAGACGACGGCGGCGCGGCGGAGAAGTGCTGCTCTCATCGGGAACCTCGGGCTCGATCGTGCGTGTGTTCGGCGAATGGTCGACGCAGCG from Humibacter ginsenosidimutans harbors:
- a CDS encoding DsbA family protein codes for the protein MRAALLRRAAVVFAALALTAGLAACSSSTPDSTPSATKSAAALPTGTTGAAHFDDDYLAVGTGKTTVDTYVDPMCPFCGEFEKVNGRTLAELVNSDEITLRVHPLDFLDRSSQGTMYSSRAGSALTCVAASDPKATLTFLSQLYENQPEEGSSGLTDAKLTSLAHDVGATDVDACIAANKYVTWISNLTQKALNGPLPGADITSITATPTVLVNGHAYTGGITDTKALTKFIAAGGK